The following proteins come from a genomic window of Chryseobacterium glaciei:
- a CDS encoding T9SS-dependent choice-of-anchor J family protein: MKKILLPLVLVCGMANAQLFSENFDTAALPSGWTVNNPDTTYNWAVGTQSGFASFPNGTAFFDDDDAGPSGINTNARLVSPIINLTAASSPKLSFKYANMIYQDDTTLKVEAFNGTSWVQIFTFSGDAGVWDIDFNTLTYVLTTYEIATNIDLTPYANPNFRLRFVYDDVGDYSFGVAVDDVVISATTTLGTSEVSASDKVKVYPNPVKDDLFIKSDDLKNTKVSVMDMSGKKVKTFEGKSEKYNLSDLPNGTYMILIDNGKEVITKKILKK, encoded by the coding sequence ATGAAAAAAATATTACTTCCTTTAGTCTTGGTCTGCGGGATGGCCAATGCTCAATTGTTTTCAGAGAACTTTGATACGGCAGCTTTGCCTTCAGGATGGACGGTGAATAATCCCGATACCACCTATAATTGGGCAGTCGGAACTCAATCCGGGTTTGCTTCCTTTCCAAACGGAACTGCTTTTTTTGATGATGACGATGCGGGACCATCAGGTATAAACACGAATGCCAGATTGGTTTCGCCTATTATTAATCTTACAGCAGCCTCCAGCCCGAAATTATCCTTTAAATATGCCAATATGATTTACCAGGACGATACAACTCTGAAAGTTGAGGCTTTTAACGGAACTTCTTGGGTTCAGATATTTACTTTTTCAGGTGATGCAGGGGTATGGGATATTGATTTTAATACACTTACCTATGTACTTACTACTTATGAGATTGCTACAAATATTGATCTAACGCCTTATGCTAATCCTAATTTCCGACTCAGATTTGTGTATGATGATGTAGGAGATTATTCGTTTGGAGTAGCAGTAGATGATGTTGTTATTTCGGCAACGACTACATTGGGAACTTCGGAGGTTTCGGCTTCTGATAAGGTTAAAGTATATCCAAATCCTGTAAAAGATGATCTTTTCATTAAGTCTGATGATTTAAAAAATACCAAAGTAAGCGTAATGGATATGTCCGGAAAAAAAGTGAAAACTTTCGAAGGAAAATCTGAAAAATATAATCTTTCTGATCTGCCAAACGGAACTTACATGATCTTAATTGATAATGGAAAAGAAGTCATCACAAAGAAAATTCTTAAAAAATAA
- a CDS encoding cysteine desulfurase yields MFDIQEIRSQFTILNQQVNGKPLVYLDNAATSQKPNSVLEVWNKYYTELNANVHRGIHTLSQLATEEMELSRRKVQKFINAKHDFEVIFTKGTTEGLNLIAYILTQKLKKDDEIIISYLEHHSNIVPWQLLCERTGAKLRVIPIDENGILQLDYLDQYLSEKTKVVSVNQVSNALGIVNPIEEIIAKTRKNSDAYIIIDGAQSAPHFTIDVQKMDCDFFVFSGHKMYAPMGTGILYGKQEILEDLPPFHGGGEMIATCSFDGTTYAGLPFKYEAGTPNVGGNIALGAAIDFIEKVGQSTIQNHENALLEYAQRQLLEIENLKVYGEKANRTGVVSFNLEGTGISSDVGMILDKMGIAVRTGHHCTQPIMDFFNIAGTVRASFAIYNTFQEIDSLVEGVKKAQRMLS; encoded by the coding sequence ATGTTTGACATTCAAGAAATAAGAAGTCAGTTTACTATATTAAACCAGCAGGTGAACGGTAAGCCATTAGTTTACTTAGATAATGCAGCAACATCTCAAAAACCAAATTCAGTTTTAGAAGTTTGGAATAAATATTACACCGAGCTTAATGCTAATGTACATAGAGGAATTCATACATTAAGTCAGTTAGCAACAGAAGAAATGGAGCTTTCAAGAAGAAAGGTTCAGAAATTCATTAATGCTAAACATGATTTTGAAGTAATTTTTACAAAAGGAACAACGGAAGGATTAAACCTCATTGCTTATATTTTAACTCAGAAGCTTAAAAAGGATGATGAAATTATCATTTCTTACCTTGAGCATCACTCAAATATCGTTCCTTGGCAACTACTTTGTGAAAGAACAGGCGCGAAACTTCGTGTTATTCCAATTGATGAAAACGGGATTCTTCAGTTAGATTATCTTGATCAATATTTAAGCGAAAAAACGAAAGTTGTTTCTGTAAATCAGGTTTCCAATGCATTAGGAATTGTAAATCCGATTGAAGAGATCATTGCTAAAACAAGAAAAAATTCTGATGCTTATATTATAATCGATGGTGCTCAGTCGGCTCCGCATTTCACGATCGATGTTCAGAAAATGGATTGTGATTTCTTTGTTTTTTCTGGTCATAAAATGTATGCTCCGATGGGAACAGGTATTTTATACGGGAAACAGGAGATTTTAGAAGATTTGCCTCCGTTTCATGGAGGAGGAGAGATGATTGCAACGTGTTCTTTTGACGGGACTACTTACGCGGGCTTACCGTTTAAATATGAAGCCGGAACACCAAATGTTGGAGGAAATATTGCTCTTGGTGCTGCGATAGATTTTATTGAAAAAGTAGGACAATCGACCATCCAAAATCATGAAAATGCTTTGTTGGAATATGCTCAAAGACAATTATTAGAAATAGAAAACCTAAAAGTTTATGGTGAAAAAGCCAACAGAACAGGCGTTGTTTCCTTTAATCTGGAAGGAACAGGGATTTCTTCTGATGTTGGGATGATTCTTGACAAAATGGGCATTGCTGTAAGAACAGGACACCATTGTACACAACCTATAATGGATTTCTTCAATATTGCAGGAACTGTGAGAGCAAGTTTTGCGATTTACAATACTTTCCAAGAGATTGATTCTTTGGTGGAAGGGGTAAAAAAAGCACAGAGAATGCTTTCTTAA
- a CDS encoding 50S ribosomal protein L25/general stress protein Ctc, with the protein MKSITIQGTKRESVGKKSTKALRDAELVPCVVYGGGEPLNFSATEKAFKGLVYTPEAHTVSIEVDGQVIPAVLQDIQFHPITDKIIHADFYRLSDDKPVVMEVPVRITGRSKGVVAGGVLRQSFRKLKVKAIPANLPDEIVVDITSLKIGNKLYVGTIKAEGYSFVHPDNAVVVAVKMSRNAAKGAAAADDDDEEEVVAEGDAPATEEAAAE; encoded by the coding sequence ATGAAATCAATTACAATTCAAGGTACAAAAAGAGAAAGCGTGGGCAAAAAGTCGACAAAAGCTTTACGTGATGCTGAATTAGTTCCTTGTGTTGTTTACGGAGGTGGTGAGCCATTGAACTTCTCTGCAACAGAGAAAGCGTTCAAAGGTTTGGTATATACTCCTGAAGCACACACGGTATCTATTGAAGTTGACGGACAGGTAATTCCTGCTGTTCTTCAAGATATTCAGTTCCACCCAATTACAGACAAAATTATTCACGCAGACTTTTACAGATTATCTGACGATAAGCCAGTAGTTATGGAAGTTCCTGTAAGAATCACTGGTCGTTCTAAAGGTGTTGTAGCTGGTGGTGTTTTACGTCAGTCTTTCAGAAAATTGAAAGTAAAAGCTATTCCTGCAAACTTGCCAGACGAGATCGTAGTAGATATTACTTCTCTTAAAATTGGTAACAAACTTTATGTTGGAACTATCAAAGCTGAAGGTTATTCTTTCGTACACCCGGACAATGCAGTTGTAGTAGCTGTTAAAATGTCTAGAAATGCAGCGAAAGGTGCAGCAGCGGCAGATGATGACGATGAAGAAGAAGTTGTGGCTGAAGGAGATGCTCCTGCAACTGAAGAAGCAGCAGCTGAATAA
- a CDS encoding ribose-phosphate pyrophosphokinase, which produces MANQLSYLFSTRTSKVLAEKIAQHYGKELGKIIIQEFSDGEFEPVLDESVRGGRVFLIASTFPPADNLLELLLMIDAAKRASAKSITVVLPYFGLARQDRKDKPRAPIGAKLVANLLTAAGATRIMTMDLHADQIQGFFEIPVDHLYASTIFVDYIRDMNLDNLTIASPDMGGAKRAKNYAGHLGADVVIAYKERKKANVIEEMFLIGDVVGKNVILIDDMIDTAGTLCKAADILMEKGAKSVRAMATHGVLSGKAYDNIENSKLLEVIVTDSIPLKNNLTTKIKVLSCAPLFADVMKMVHEHQSISSKFVI; this is translated from the coding sequence ATGGCCAATCAGTTAAGTTATCTATTTTCTACAAGAACGAGTAAGGTCTTGGCAGAAAAAATTGCCCAACATTATGGGAAAGAATTAGGGAAAATCATCATTCAGGAGTTCAGCGATGGTGAATTTGAACCTGTGCTAGACGAATCTGTAAGAGGAGGAAGAGTTTTCCTTATTGCTTCTACATTTCCGCCGGCAGACAATCTTTTAGAGCTTCTTTTAATGATTGACGCAGCAAAAAGAGCTTCTGCTAAAAGTATTACCGTTGTACTTCCGTATTTCGGGTTGGCAAGACAAGACAGAAAAGACAAGCCAAGAGCACCTATCGGAGCTAAATTGGTGGCAAATCTTTTAACTGCTGCGGGAGCAACAAGAATCATGACGATGGATCTGCACGCGGATCAGATTCAGGGATTCTTTGAAATTCCGGTTGATCATCTATATGCTTCTACAATTTTCGTAGATTACATCAGAGATATGAATCTTGATAATCTTACCATTGCTTCTCCGGATATGGGTGGAGCAAAAAGAGCAAAAAACTATGCAGGTCACTTAGGCGCAGACGTTGTAATTGCTTACAAAGAAAGAAAAAAAGCAAATGTAATCGAAGAAATGTTCCTTATCGGAGATGTTGTAGGAAAAAATGTTATCCTTATTGATGACATGATCGATACTGCGGGAACACTTTGTAAAGCTGCAGATATCTTAATGGAAAAAGGTGCAAAATCTGTAAGAGCAATGGCTACTCACGGAGTACTTTCAGGCAAGGCTTACGATAATATTGAGAACTCAAAATTATTGGAAGTTATTGTAACTGACTCAATTCCTTTGAAAAATAATTTGACAACTAAAATAAAAGTGCTATCTTGCGCCCCTCTATTTGCGGACGTTATGAAGATGGTTCACGAACATCAATCAATTAGCAGTAAGTTTGTTATTTAA
- a CDS encoding G-D-S-L family lipolytic protein, whose amino-acid sequence MKKIIISTIAISALLFTTSCENEFDTDVKDVQVSKGDADFTKYVSLGNSLTSGYRDGALYIDGQNESYPSMIAQQMKLVGGGDFRQPLMADNNGGLLLNVGANVQIATTKLYIDSFIAGAPDIKNANNNVATTLTNTVLAGPFNNMGVPGAKVAHLLAPGYGNVSGVLLKTANPYFVRFASSPTTSVIADFKAQNPTFFSLWIGNNDALLYALAGADTSVETLTPPAQFAQYYNLLISEIATTNAKGVVANIPSVTSIPSLTTIPTNPLTSAVLGNGNVAAGEANIDNLNTNLYGPLNQILTAFGAGDRIKPLSKTAANPLLIKDESLTDLKVQITAAAAASGNAQLVALATYLGNTYGQARQAKAGDLVPLTTKAEIGKTEPTALAALSARGIAFPFADKYILIPSEITEINTAIDAYNVTIKAAAASKGYAFVDANKKMNELGSQSGVSWDGVKYTAKFVTGGAFSLDGVHLTGRGYAIIANEFIKSINATYKSTLPWVDPNKYSGVKFP is encoded by the coding sequence ATGAAAAAAATTATAATTTCTACAATCGCTATTTCCGCGTTACTTTTTACAACGAGTTGCGAAAATGAATTTGATACAGACGTAAAGGATGTTCAGGTTTCTAAAGGTGACGCTGATTTTACTAAGTATGTTTCTTTAGGAAACTCATTAACCTCTGGTTATAGAGACGGTGCTCTTTATATTGATGGACAAAATGAATCTTACCCTTCAATGATCGCTCAGCAAATGAAGCTTGTTGGTGGAGGAGATTTCAGACAGCCTTTAATGGCAGATAACAACGGAGGTCTTCTTCTGAATGTTGGTGCAAATGTACAGATTGCTACTACAAAACTTTATATTGATAGCTTTATTGCAGGTGCTCCGGACATAAAAAATGCTAATAATAACGTTGCAACGACTTTAACAAATACTGTTTTGGCTGGTCCTTTCAATAATATGGGGGTTCCGGGAGCAAAAGTTGCTCATTTATTAGCTCCGGGTTACGGAAATGTTTCGGGAGTTTTGCTAAAAACGGCTAATCCTTATTTCGTAAGATTTGCTTCAAGTCCAACAACTTCGGTTATTGCTGATTTTAAAGCTCAAAATCCTACATTCTTTTCTTTATGGATTGGAAATAATGATGCTTTACTTTATGCCTTAGCTGGTGCAGATACTTCTGTGGAGACTTTAACACCTCCGGCTCAGTTTGCTCAATATTATAATTTATTGATTTCTGAGATTGCTACTACAAATGCTAAAGGGGTTGTTGCAAATATTCCTAGTGTAACTTCTATTCCTTCGTTAACAACGATTCCTACAAATCCTCTTACATCTGCTGTTTTAGGAAATGGAAATGTTGCTGCAGGTGAAGCGAATATTGATAATTTAAATACAAACCTATACGGACCATTAAATCAGATCTTAACTGCATTTGGAGCTGGAGATAGAATTAAACCTCTTTCTAAAACTGCTGCAAATCCTTTACTTATTAAGGATGAAAGTTTAACTGATCTAAAGGTTCAGATTACAGCGGCGGCGGCTGCTTCAGGAAATGCTCAGTTGGTTGCTTTAGCTACTTATCTTGGTAACACTTATGGGCAGGCAAGACAGGCGAAAGCTGGAGATTTAGTGCCTTTAACTACAAAAGCTGAAATTGGCAAAACTGAACCTACTGCTTTAGCTGCTCTATCGGCTAGGGGTATTGCTTTCCCGTTTGCAGATAAATATATTTTGATTCCATCTGAAATTACAGAAATTAACACAGCTATTGATGCTTATAACGTAACAATTAAAGCTGCAGCAGCTTCAAAAGGCTATGCTTTTGTTGATGCTAATAAGAAAATGAATGAGCTTGGATCTCAGTCAGGAGTTTCTTGGGATGGTGTGAAGTATACTGCTAAATTCGTTACAGGAGGAGCTTTCTCTTTAGACGGAGTGCACCTTACGGGTAGAGGGTATGCAATTATTGCTAATGAATTTATTAAGTCAATAAACGCTACTTATAAATCTACACTGCCATGGGTAGATCCGAATAAATATTCGGGTGTGAAATTCCCTTAG
- a CDS encoding OmpP1/FadL family transporter: protein MKKILVSTALLAGVLSYAGGFRVSLQGVKQLAMAHTSAHAEDASVAFFNPAGMSFIPSRLSISVGAFAAGNKVTFQNTNTLQSTETDNPMGTPLYAAIAYRPIEKLSVGFSFSTPFGSTIEYPSNWEGKEMVQRLELKAFYFQPMVSYKFNDWFAFGASYIYAKGDVKWDKAITQFGGELNLDSKASGHGYGFGFYFRPDPKLDVSIAYRSPVDMKAKKGTATFSFPTASIYPLLGLDASGKDSFSATLPLVEEYTIGLTYKITPKWLVSADFNYHGWERYSKLTLDFGNAPVGNQPSDPTVSVSPKNFHNTKTFRLGTQYAFTDKIFGRLGAYYDESPYTDENFIPETPSYNTYVVTGGVGFKLKQFGVDVSGGYAMPQARDVKNANLGFYGQSTATAFYVGLGLSYNPF, encoded by the coding sequence ATGAAAAAAATATTAGTATCAACTGCTTTATTGGCGGGTGTTCTATCTTACGCCGGAGGCTTCAGAGTGTCTCTGCAAGGGGTAAAGCAATTGGCAATGGCACATACTAGTGCGCATGCTGAGGATGCAAGTGTGGCATTCTTTAACCCGGCGGGTATGTCGTTCATTCCTTCAAGACTGAGTATCTCAGTGGGAGCTTTTGCTGCAGGTAATAAAGTTACCTTCCAGAATACGAATACTCTGCAAAGTACAGAAACAGATAATCCTATGGGAACTCCTCTTTATGCAGCAATTGCTTATAGGCCGATCGAGAAATTATCAGTTGGTTTCAGTTTCTCTACCCCTTTCGGGAGTACGATTGAGTACCCAAGTAATTGGGAAGGAAAAGAAATGGTTCAGAGACTTGAGCTGAAGGCTTTCTATTTTCAGCCAATGGTTTCATATAAATTTAATGATTGGTTTGCTTTTGGTGCAAGTTATATCTATGCAAAAGGAGATGTGAAATGGGATAAAGCTATTACACAATTTGGAGGTGAGCTTAATCTTGACAGTAAGGCAAGCGGACATGGATATGGTTTTGGTTTCTATTTCAGACCAGATCCAAAGCTTGATGTAAGTATCGCTTACCGTTCGCCGGTTGATATGAAGGCTAAGAAGGGAACAGCTACTTTCAGCTTCCCGACAGCTTCTATTTATCCATTATTAGGTCTGGATGCGTCAGGCAAGGATAGCTTCTCTGCAACATTGCCTTTGGTGGAAGAATATACTATTGGTTTGACGTATAAGATTACTCCAAAATGGTTGGTTTCAGCAGATTTCAACTATCATGGATGGGAAAGATACAGCAAATTGACGTTGGATTTTGGCAATGCTCCGGTTGGAAATCAGCCATCAGATCCTACAGTTTCTGTTTCTCCTAAAAACTTTCACAACACTAAAACATTTAGGTTAGGAACTCAATATGCATTTACAGATAAGATCTTTGGTCGTCTTGGTGCTTATTATGATGAATCTCCATATACTGACGAAAACTTTATCCCTGAAACACCTTCATACAATACATATGTTGTAACGGGTGGGGTTGGATTTAAACTAAAACAATTCGGAGTTGATGTTTCTGGAGGATATGCAATGCCTCAGGCAAGAGACGTGAAAAATGCTAATCTTGGTTTCTACGGACAATCCACAGCTACGGCATTTTATGTAGGTTTAGGTTTATCTTATAATCCTTTTTAA
- a CDS encoding PSP1 domain-containing protein: MSCGCKTSGDSAHSCGPKKTANGCESVNTCGNSYKLSVFDWLSNINNPASNRCDYVEVRFKNDRKLFYKNVNNVPLHIGSVVTVESSPGHDVGVVSLTGELVKIQMKKKRASEESALKIYRLANQKDIEVWQEVRKKEDSVKIEARKIAHKIGLEMKVTDVEYQGDASKVTFYYTADNRIDFRQLIKEYASTFRTKIDMKQIGFRQEAAKVGGIGSCGRELCCSTWLTDFRSVNTNVARYQQLSINPQKLAGQCGKLKCCLNYELDSYLDALSNFPSSSTVLDTEKGRAFCIKIDVFKKKMWFAYVDSSMAWYDFDIDLVKELIAKNKKGERTLPLEDLKQPDAPLHTIDLIQENSVDRFEKKNKSFNKNKPQNQNRPNNNQIGPNQGPRKPRPERSDRPQNTDKSDRPERSERPARTENPNPNTNANPNKPRPQKPQQQQPKAQLEKADATAADPEKSAQPNPNKKKFKKKFPPKKDNNA; the protein is encoded by the coding sequence ATGAGTTGTGGATGTAAAACATCCGGCGATTCTGCACATTCTTGCGGACCCAAGAAAACCGCGAATGGCTGTGAAAGTGTAAATACCTGTGGTAATAGTTATAAATTAAGTGTTTTCGACTGGCTGTCTAACATCAATAATCCTGCATCTAATAGGTGTGATTATGTAGAAGTTAGATTTAAAAATGACAGAAAATTATTTTATAAAAATGTAAATAATGTTCCTTTACATATAGGTAGCGTAGTAACAGTAGAATCAAGTCCCGGACATGATGTAGGTGTGGTAAGTCTCACCGGAGAATTAGTGAAAATTCAGATGAAGAAGAAAAGAGCTTCTGAAGAATCAGCACTTAAAATATATAGATTAGCGAACCAAAAAGACATTGAAGTCTGGCAGGAAGTTAGAAAAAAAGAAGACAGCGTAAAAATAGAAGCCCGAAAAATTGCTCACAAAATTGGCCTTGAAATGAAGGTTACAGATGTTGAGTATCAAGGTGATGCTTCTAAAGTTACATTTTATTACACTGCTGATAACCGAATAGATTTCAGACAGTTAATTAAAGAGTACGCCTCAACTTTCAGGACTAAAATCGATATGAAACAGATCGGTTTCAGACAGGAAGCTGCAAAAGTTGGAGGAATCGGATCGTGTGGAAGAGAATTATGTTGTTCAACTTGGTTAACGGATTTCAGATCGGTAAACACCAACGTTGCAAGATATCAGCAATTGAGTATTAACCCTCAAAAATTGGCTGGACAGTGCGGTAAACTGAAATGTTGTCTTAATTATGAATTAGACAGCTACCTTGACGCTTTAAGCAATTTCCCTTCTTCTTCTACCGTATTAGATACAGAAAAAGGAAGAGCTTTTTGTATCAAGATTGACGTTTTCAAAAAGAAAATGTGGTTTGCGTATGTTGACAGTTCAATGGCTTGGTATGATTTTGATATTGATTTAGTTAAGGAATTAATAGCAAAAAATAAAAAAGGCGAAAGAACTTTACCTCTTGAAGACCTTAAGCAACCAGATGCTCCTTTGCATACGATTGACCTTATTCAAGAGAACAGTGTTGATAGATTTGAGAAGAAAAACAAAAGTTTTAATAAAAACAAACCTCAGAATCAAAACAGACCGAACAACAATCAAATCGGGCCAAATCAAGGACCTAGAAAACCAAGACCAGAAAGATCAGACAGGCCTCAAAATACTGATAAATCTGATCGTCCGGAAAGATCTGAAAGACCAGCAAGGACAGAAAACCCGAACCCGAATACCAACGCTAATCCTAACAAGCCGAGACCTCAAAAGCCTCAGCAGCAACAGCCAAAAGCTCAGTTAGAAAAAGCAGACGCAACGGCAGCTGATCCTGAGAAAAGTGCTCAACCAAACCCAAATAAGAAAAAATTCAAGAAGAAATTTCCTCCAAAAAAAGATAACAATGCGTAA
- a CDS encoding gliding motility lipoprotein GldH, with protein MRKILGLLTLILFFSCNSSSEGDVTMNSVNNKWNKKSEQKFNLEITDPQNPKNIIFVVRNNNDYPYSNIRFIVNFTNLQNKKKETDTLNYVLAKPNGEWLGTGFGETKETLFQYKLNYKFPAKGKYEIGVVQAMRNDALPGIEDIGVKIETAKP; from the coding sequence ATGCGTAAAATTTTAGGGTTATTAACTCTTATCCTTTTCTTTAGCTGTAACTCTTCTTCGGAAGGGGACGTTACTATGAATTCTGTTAATAATAAATGGAATAAGAAAAGCGAACAAAAATTTAATCTTGAAATTACGGATCCGCAAAATCCTAAAAATATTATATTTGTTGTAAGAAATAACAATGATTATCCTTACAGTAATATAAGATTTATTGTAAATTTCACCAATCTTCAAAACAAGAAAAAGGAAACCGACACATTGAATTATGTATTGGCAAAACCAAACGGAGAATGGCTTGGTACAGGTTTTGGTGAGACAAAGGAGACACTTTTTCAATATAAATTGAATTACAAATTTCCTGCGAAAGGCAAGTATGAAATCGGCGTGGTGCAAGCCATGAGAAACGATGCTCTTCCCGGAATTGAAGATATTGGAGTAAAAATAGAAACGGCTAAACCGTAA